ttagtcattagaATTGTTTGCCTTTAAGtagttacattgatactaatttttaagtttttttaatatatttatatatatatatatattttactcaattgaataataataataataataataataataataaatttgtccaACCCATAGGTTTAACCCGACTCATTTGGGTTGAGTTGGACTTATGTGAtaagttgggttgggttgaattttttttttaatccatcaTGATGGGTTGGGTTAAAAAATCCTCTCAACCCAACCTATACACAccattatatagtatatactagTCCacgtaagtaaaaaaaattccttttcgTTAATTTATTGCAAAATTGATAATGATACAAATAATTTTAGCCACTGAAAAAATGTACTATTAAGTGTCACGGTCGATCAGGTACGGTACAGATGTTGTTTTAGATAAACTGATGGAATATGAGGTAAGTTTAAATGGTGGGTGAGGGGTGACCAATTATATTTATGGACATTATTTACGATACATTACATTACTCTATAGAGACCCACACTTCTTCATAGCTCTCAAGGTCCACAGTTTTAATGTCGCCTGTTGTAGAAGataaaatagaagagaaaaagtTTGGTAGCACTCACTGTCTTTGCCATTTCTTTGGTCACGTACTATCTCCAAAATCTGCTATTGTTTGAtaacatattttcatttttaatcccaaccaaaataaataaacaattttgtATAATATGGTACAATTTTAACAAGaatattgagtaagattgtaatccaataaaaagatgttgagtaaggttgtaacctaaACTTTATCATTTTAACAATTACTATCTTAAAAATATGCTATAATGCGtatatggtttatttatttatttttatggactCACAAAACcataccaaaaataaatttaaaaacaaaaaaaaaaaaaaaagcaaaaaggaaaattgatgTAATTATTCCCACTGAAATAAAATACCTTCCATTTTGGACAGATGCTTCTTAACTTTGCCAGCACAGCCTTGACAATGAATGGATACCCTCATCACAACAACCTGCAACCCAACCCACTTATAATGTGAAAAACAACCTAACTCACTTCATCTTGGTCAAGTACTTATGGAAATAACTTGGGCCCATATAAGGGTATATTAGTTGAAACTATTTACTATTTATcccctttattattattttctttttcttttttcttacaaatGTCCTAAgtcagttttttgtttttttgtttttttttatataaaaaatctaCTATATTTCCTTCCTTTATAATTTACCCATTTCatttaattctaatttttcCTAAGctcttatatataatttaagtttgaGCAAAACTTAAGTAAAGTaattaggtttttcttttaaaattcaaCCATGTAGTTatacttaactaaaaatacatttttatctcattagaaaaaaaaaaccatatagctaaattttaagagaaaaactTAAGGAACAGTATCTAAATTAATACCgtatctaagttttgtcttTTAAGTTTTGAACAAACCAGTCAGAAACTTTGTTGTAACTGAGTGATACAATCGCCTTTTTTATGGAAGAATTTAGATTCTAATCCTcactaattttattaattttatttgggggtaaaaaataaaagttttgtacAATCTAGTAACTTATATATGCTGTGTACAATCTGTACAATCTAGTAAATTAATACCGTATATGCTGTTGATGCATAGTGGAACATGGGTACTGACCTCAGCATCATGCAACTAAAGCCTGGCATGCATACTAAAAGGCATGAAATGGAAGTAATGGATCATCACATGGATAACATTAAGAAGGAGATAATTTATCTTTACCCACCTGCACCCATATTAATGGAGATCCTTCTACCAAACAGAGCagtctctttcattttttacttttttgtataTCAATTTCTATATTGCACATGACTCCTATCAGTCCTAACAATTCTTTTGAggataacaaaaataaaattttaattttaaaggtGACTGAGTGGATGacatgaaaaaacaaaattcttaaattCGAGTTCATTGAATAATGGAGGAgccattgaaaatattttgcatCACCTCTATATCAAATGGAATAAGGTACAAAACGTTCATAGACCTTTATCCAAGTTTTATAGAAGTGGGGAAGATGGGTACCTTTGGTAGGtctttggtttaaattttgacatAACCAAACATAAGGGAATGGATGAAAGTGACACCATATAAGTCTTTGTTTTCAATGGTCACATTTATATGTGATATcactatttttctaaaaataaaaataaaaaatgctacatCACTAGGCAAGATTAAGACAACTTCTTTCAGTTAGGATGTTAGGTTATATTACATCAAGAAGTAGATCAAATATCCATAAAGTATCAACAAGTATATCAAATATcggaatttattatttaataattatttttcagcATATCTAGCTacttaccaaaaagaaaagtcttGTTTAGCGAATcaaatatgaggaaaaaaaattaaaattatggttATACTTagcaaaattttattagaaattatatGAGTAATCCAAAACTAACCAAAATATTTGATTAAACTGCGAAATAGATCAAAGTTTAAACCTCATTGaagtaaattctttttttctttttcttttttgttgttgtgaatAATATAGTTTTTGTTGGTTTATGACACTTGATCtcatatttttttcccattaatatatctcttttttctaataatttaaatattttatttatgaatgccCTAAAAgcattttagaaactttttatagaaaatgaaaatataattcatttctgacattttttttatatatttcccataaaaattgtataaaaattttcttaaaataatttattagtgACCTAATGACACATTAACCAGATTCATAATTTAAAGACGTAGCTAAGTTTTTACATTTGCACCAGTGATTTGATGTAACATAATGTATAACATctaaaagaaaagtaatatcaaaattaattttcctCGAGGACCTCAACCTGACCTGGAAGACATTGTCTGGCGAAGCAAGTGATGAAGatggtttctgaatgggctttGCCTGATGGTGCGGATCGTGTTCCCTTTTCATGAATGGCTTATTACCAACAGCGAGCCTATGAGTGTCAACAAGCCTAGAGTACCTGGCATTGTTGTTAAAACGAGTTTTATGATCAATAAGAGTTTTCTCAGCCCTCCTAGGTACAATCACCGAGCTGCGAGAAGTAGTAGTGGCCATGCACACTGCAGTTGCTGCTTGAGACTGGCACATGAAGCCTCTCATATTCTTTGTTGTTCTCATGCTCATGTTTTCAAAGAGAAGAAAGTGTGTATGAATAATGATGAAGAGCTAGTGATTGTATAGTATTAGACACACAAAGTAAAGAGGGTACTAGAATGTTTTCAATGAGATAAGACTTTGTAACAAGAAATGAAGATCAGAGGTGACTGACTATAAAGGCAATGGGAGAGAAACATACTGTCTTTATGACTTATCTAACTGTGGGTTGGCTGGCTTTTGCAGTTTTATCTTGTACTGGTGTATGCCAATGTTTTGAATGCATTCACCgatcacaatcacaatcacaatccTGTCCTTTTTCTGGTTACTTAGTTAATATTGGGAAATCAACTGACTTggttaatttcaaaacaatgctaaaaatagttccatttttattatataaccTTTTACCATTTATATGTAATTAGTTAAtgtcaacaacataataaatgaatgaaagaaTTTCAACCATGTTATGCGGATCCGCCCATGTATTTACTTGAGCATGTCAACATAAATACATAACTAACTTGTAACTCCTACTTAAACAAAGGCATATTTAAGAAAGTTTATTGATATGGAGTATTTAGTTCTCATCCTAGAAATCGGATTGCacaaaatatttgtaaataatTACTATATATAATTGTGTAATCTTATTATCAATCATAAAGGTTGATGGTATCCATAATTAATCctttaattttaacatttgcatgttttttattttattttataaaaatgccACATTTCACTATACTTttccaacaaattttaaatggcaACTTATTCATGGTTATtaccaataaacaaaaaatgttatttcaATAAAGagttcaaaataaaactaataacaacttaccccctaaaatatgttataaaacactttttttttttttttttgttgaaacatAACATTTGCAAGTTATTTACACAACAGTAAAGATATCCGTTATACATGCATTGGTGGATTACATAATTGTCTACCGTAAGTTTGTAACCAATATCTAGGAGCAATTATGCATGTATTGTTCATTTATTTGAGCTTTTATGTGGTATGGTACTAATaagccctctctctctccctctctctcaaatgAAGTTAAATGTAGTTACTTATCATacttcttttataatttattttgcgTAACATAGAATTTTGTATCGTATTCAATTGACATTTTCTTAGGACTCGAGCCACATATGCATTTACTATTTTCCAACAGTAATGGGACCGGTCTCTTTAATGAGGGTACAAATACACTTGCTAACAAAAGCTGTGAAGTACTTATGTAAGGAGCATTCACGTCGGTTTGCGGAAAAATTTCTccattttacatatttaaaacatacttttttttttatttaatatatctatttttataaaacattaacatcagtttatctattatatacatttatttaaataaaatattcatttctttacaCGATAAATAgtgtaaaatattaaaataaaatattatacacatATTTCTTTACATGGTAAGAGGTAAGTGAGAGGTAGagagaggaggaaaaaaaaaaaagtcatttacaTGGTAAACAGTaactgtgcatatatgcacagttACTGTTTATTTACACGGCTATAGTGTATATTTGCACATTTTTACAAAGACTGATATGAGTGTTTTTTGGATtagaatgtgtaaaattgttactttttttttttttttctattttagaagattATAAATAAGCTGATGTGATTGGTTTAACATTCAAGAAGTTTGAAGGTTCAAATATACAAAACCTCTGTATATCTTAAGTCTATTTTTTGACCAATACATAaatcattttcaataaattcTACCCGACTGTCATTTATCTCAGTGAAATTCCACATCCATTTTATAGAATTAAATCCAAAAGTAATGCGAGagttactataaattttacagATTTATTAGTTATACTTTTCACAACTAGTGAAATTTCACATCCAGCATTCAATCATAGGAATGTGATGtgcaactttttattattttcactagtttttaatttttgagaggCCCAAGTATAATTATTTTGGATTTAAAGTTGAAAATATTATGCGGAGCTCTTTCTTCCCTCACTTGAAGTTCTCTGGCGGATTCCCATTTGTCCAGCATGATCTGTCAAAAGCTCTAGttaatatttcaataaatgaaaaaatcaaGATGTGTTTTGGGATAAGATTCCCTCTTATTCTCCtcaatttttatacaaaatctCTCAACAAACTTCGCAACTGGTTTACTTTCTCTTCCAACGTAGAGTAAAACAAATCTCCTCTACCTAGGACGTGGCATTGGACACTATAATAATCACCGTTGGTGTAGATgggagaatatatatatataaatagagagagagaaatgttgGGTTTAAATTACACCTGGtataactctaagtaatgttacaccacttggtaacttgttatagaattcatattttgaaaatcccactgccaaattatatattctatatgttcttaatattcATGCTAATTTTAATGtcaatttgattttatttaccatttgatctattaactcatcttttatacaaaaacttaaatttaaacaattaattgatgacatgactattaatctttgattatcttgaaattttgcaagcataaagagtatataaaaataatgtatctaacagtgaatttgtcaaaatttacttctaattaaaaaatattatgtagtGTAACATTGGTTAAagttatatatgtgtgtgtattagtGAAAGGAGCACACTGTTACAGAGTTGCTATGTCgtgttctttttcatttcattgcactttttatgctttttattaAACAGGCACATAGAGcatctatattctatatatagATGTGTTTAGTTCGGTCTGATGCTTCAAGAATGAGTTGTAGAATACAAGAAAGTCTACTGTCCTTGAGAAATCTGAAGTGTTTCCAATCCAATCTATCGTGTTATTTATATATGCGTAAAATAGAATTTATCTCAACGATTCACTCTCAATGTTGACACTTGTTAGCACTGTGTTTGATTTGTTGTGCGGGTGAGATTATTCTCTTTGACATGTTCTAGTTTTAAACCTCGTTGACTAATTTTTGACTGAAACTGAGGCTTTTCTTATCTTAGCTTCCCCGTGTTCATGTTTTTTAACTTGTTCGTTTATAATTAATCTGCAATGTGGAacaaatagattttaaatgagaAAGGGGAAACATAAACTTAAAAGATATTGCTCCAGCAGTTACTACTTACATTATAAGTTGTTTCAAAATCCCTGAATCTCTTTATAATGAGCTAACAAGCATGGTGAGGAATTTTTGGAGGGATCAAAAGGGCGACAATAAGAAGATAACATGGATTAGTTGGGAGAAGATTTGGATTTCTAAATCTCAAGGTGGTATGGTTCTTAAACTGTTAAAGGAATTCAATTTAGCTCTCTTAGCTAAACAAGGGTGGAAGCTCCGAACTAATCATAACTTTCTCGCCTACCATGTTCTTAAAGCTAAATACTTTCCAGAATGTGAGGGGTTGTTTGGTAGTGTAACTAgaataacaattttcagtatttaaactttttttttttttggttaaacagACGATAacattaaaaactaaacaacaaaaTCAGTACAAAGTCTATTAGAGTAAACTCCATGACAGTCATCCTCCAAGGCTTTACGCAATTCCTCAGGCGGACTAGAAAACAAAATGAAACCAGCTTccagtatttaaacaacattatacatacttttacatactttttcacccacatgtactttcaaaaaatacaaataacattactaAAACAACATTATCAAACACTCCCTGAGTTTGTGGAGGCTACATAGGGTAGAAGACCATCTTATTTATGTAGAAGCATCATGGCTGCCCAACACATTGTTAGACAAGGGATGAGATGGAGGGTGGGAAATGGGAGGAAGCTTGGTTTGGATTTGGTCTGACAGGTggcttccaagttccaactgCTACAATTCGCCTCAAAGTACCTGGATAATCAAGCTATGGTTAGTGATCTTATTGACTGTAAACGGGATGAATGGAAAATTGATTGATCCGTCATATGTTCTTGCCTCATGAagcataaattattttgagaatgattttttttttgataaactgcgatgcataaaaaaaaaaattaaaaggaatatACAGAGGAAAAATCTACCTAACAAGCTAAGCCAAAACAGCTGGTAGATTGCTATTATTCAAACAAAAAGATATAGCAGAAACTAAGACTAACTTAGCAATAGAACAAGAGTAACCAAATAAAGTCTCAGCGAGACTCAGAAGTGCCTACAAAGTAGAGATGGATTTAAGAGTTCGTCAAGACACAAGGTGGATCATCTGATAGTGATATAAAGAAATTTAGAGAAGAATATGGAGATTACAAATTCCTAGGTaaagtgaaaaactttgaaCAGACAAAGAAATTACTGTTATAGTTAAGGACATTGGCTATCAATCCTGGATTCCACCTGCAGATCCTGTATACAAAGTAAATGTAGGTGGTGCTATATTTTAGACTCAATATGTTGAGCACTATGCATATTGAGCACTATGTAACTTGGAATAAGGAGAATCCTTATTTAACATACTCTCTCAACTGATGTAATTTTTTTCGTTTGATTTTATATGAATgcaatcttttttttatcaataaatattaaatatcatttaaaaagaattttaaaaactaGCTGATAACTTAATAACAAactcacaacatttttttctttttgataaactatTATGACTCACGGCACTttgaattaaaattcaattatataagACATAAGAGGCTCTTGTTGGCTGATCCATGTGTTCATGAGGTCTTGCTATTGCCGCATAGTTTCAGAAATTGAGAAACATTCTGTTTTATAAAGCCGTGGAACAGGGGTGCTTTCCAAAGCATTGCATATAAAGTGAGGTTACCTAGCTTGCAAGgtatgctctattcctctaaatCTTTTGTATTAGCTTCATATTCAATGGTAATTCCCATGGTTTTAGCCAAGGTCATGTATGGCCAAGATTCCTTTAATTGAAAACTTGTAGATTGAAGATGTTGTGGGTGTTATATCTAAGTTTTATTAAACTAGCAATGTTTTGGCTAGCTGGTTGCCACATGACTAGGCTAGACTACTAATGTAatagacttttattttttattttcattctataAAGTCTTGCTATTTTTATCCCCAATAAAAAGCCCTAAACAAGTGGGtcctatttttaaatttttgtttggtataaTTTATAGTTTACAATAAGGGGAGAGGGGTATTTGAACTTGGGATGTCTtccttaaaaatattaaaatgtatTGGTTGAGCTACAAGACATTTGGTATgttcaaatatataataactattaaaaaatacatgacACTAAATTCCTAATGCCTTTATTCCTTCATTAATCTTTTTTTCCCATCAATCTCTTCACACTTTCACAGACCTTTGgtataaatctaaattttaataattagaaaatagaaaaagaaagatgaactctataaaaataaaaataaaaattatagcaaaaaagCAGTGAAGTGTTATACAGCTTTCCAAGTGTATTACTATACTTTTAACACTTTtatattgctttcttcttcaaCTTATTTGAAGtaatcaaatttcattatttaactTCATGTAATTACATTAATAACttgaatttattattcttatttttattttaataatatgaataatTATCAGAGGAAACTAAGTAAATCAACCTAGGTGTGAAATATGAATTATggtttacattttatttatattttctatgactaatttaaattattatataatttttttttaaagtcattttcgattaattttgtttcaaatcTTATCCTTTTAATCTTGCCGCCCTTAACTCAAATCCTGACTCCACCACtctatatattgaattttaattgcaATGCGGAACAAATAGCTTTTAAATGAGAAAGAGGAAACATACACTTAAAAGAGAGATCAATAAGTATGCAAACAACAGCAACaatattgatttttctttgaatttagTACCTGTTAGTTATGAATCCCAGTCGTAGCTCCATTAGTTTGACTCTCATCAGTGATTATAAGATTTGAGAATGTACTTCTAAGATCAAACGTGGAATTCAATAGATGTG
This portion of the Castanea sativa cultivar Marrone di Chiusa Pesio chromosome 7, ASM4071231v1 genome encodes:
- the LOC142643804 gene encoding heavy metal-associated isoprenylated plant protein 30-like; amino-acid sequence: MSMRTTKNMRGFMCQSQAATAVCMATTTSRSSVIVPRRAEKTLIDHKTRFNNNARYSRLVDTHRLAVGNKPFMKREHDPHHQAKPIQKPSSSLASPDNVFQVVVMRVSIHCQGCAGKVKKHLSKMEGVTSFSIDVETKRVTVMGHVSPVGVLESISKVKKAEFWPC